The DNA region TATGTATTGCTCAGGAGAAGATATAACATTGTATCTTGGAATTATTTGATCGTTTATACCTGTTTTTAAATCTACTTCAATGTAAGACTTATCTACAGAAGAACCACTCTTAGTTGTAATTACTACAACTCCATTTGCACCACGAGATCCATAAATCGCAGTAGCTGTTGCGTCTTTTAATACTGTAGTACTTTTGATATCAGAAGGGTTAATTGTATTTAGTGCAAATGTACCTGATAATGGAACACCATCTACTACATATAACGGGTCTCTATTCCCATTTGGAGATCCATAACCTCTTACACGAATTGTACCAACCGTACCTGGTTGTCCAGAAGTATTAATAACAGTAACACCTGCTACCTCTCCTGCTAAAGCTTGTGTAACGTTGGCAAATGATTTTGCTTCTAAAACGTCACTTTTTACCACTTTAGCGGTACCAGCGTAAGCTCTTTCAGTTGTTGTACCATAACCTACGACAATTACTTCATCTAAAGTATTATCTGGTTCTAAAGTTACATTAATTGAGTTAGAGGCTCCAACTGTGATATCTTTAGTAGCATAACCTACGTAACTGAAAGATAAAACATCGCCTGTAGATACGCTAATAGTATAGTTACCATCAAAATCAGTTGATGTACCATTAGATGTACCTTTGACAGAAACAGTTGCTGATGGTAATGGTAATCCATTATCATCTGAAACAACACCTGAAACTGTTTTTTCTTGCGCAAATGATATTTGCACAACAAACGCTAGTAATAGCGTTAAAATTCCACTAAACTTTGTTTTCATTTTATAATTTATTTGAATTAGTCTATGCCAAAAATCATAATAAAATCTTAATATAACAACTTTTTTTTCCTAAAAATGTAATTCTTCTTAAAAATAATTAAATCGCATCTGTATAGTTTTATACTTTAATAAATAAAAAAAGCCTCAAAATATTGAGGCTTTTTAAAGTTATTTTTTTGGGGATATTAATTTAAATCCCAAAATAATTTTGTGGTTTGCTCATCGCCACCAATAGCGGCAGATGCAGCACTCCAGTTTGTTTCATTTAGATTCTGCTCGTTAACAGGGTACGTATATCGAGTAGGAACTGGATTTGAAGTTACTGCAGGTAGATTAAATGTTGGATTGTCATATTTTCTCCAAACTGTCCATCCTTCAAAACCTCTGTTATACATTGCTAACCAGAATTGAGTTCCGATTTTCTGTCTCCAGTCTCCTTGAGCTGTTGTATAGGCTACTTCTGGATTTGTTAAATAAGATGTTACGTCACCAGCATTCCAAAATTCAAAAGAAGCAGTTATACCATTGTTGTAATGTTGTTCTGCAGTTCCACCTACTGTCCAAGTTCTATGAGCAGCTTCAGCTAAATAAAATGAAACTTCAGCAAAGTCTAATAGTACACCTGGTAAAGTTGGATCTAACATTAAATCTCCAACATGAGTATAGCTATTGTAACTATTATTGTCACCGTATATTCCTCCTGAATATGTATTCATTCCTAAATTATCATCAAAATACGCACTTCTTCTAGGGTCATCAAGATCATTCATTACATCTACTATTGTATTCGCAGCAACAAAATCTGATCTTCCAGATTGTACTAAATCAACCCAAAGCGGATTTGTGTTAGGAGTAGAAGATTCATATTGAAATAAAGCATTATCAGCATTAGAAGTAAAAACTCCTGCAGAGTAAGCTTCTTCCACAATTGTTTGTGATAGTGACGTGTTAAAATCTGACAACCTTATTCCTAATTTTAGTTTTAGCGAATTTGCAAATTTATTCCAAGCTGTCATATCTCCACCGTAAATGTTGTCAGCTGATGTAAAACCTGTACCGGTTAAATTAGGTATAGTAGCATCTAATCTATCTAATAAACTTAAGTAAATAGCTTCAGCGTCATCATAAGCTGGTAAAGTTTCATCACCCAATGCTTCAGTGTAAGGAATATCTCCAAATGTGTCCACAAGTTGCTGCCAAGTGTAAATTGATAACACTTCAATTTGTGCTAATCTTGCGTTCTTTTGTTGTTGTGATAATGCAGAAGCGTTAACTACGTCTTTTGCTGTGTTAAAATCTAATAGAACGTCTCTATACATTTCTGACCAATGATTTTGTGGGATATTTCTACCTGTAAAATCATAATTAGCCTCGTCTGTATAAGTTGTTTCAGTCCAATATTGCCCTAGTAATCTAAAGATGTTATTATTAACATTTGTATTAGTCATTTGATCTACTAAGCTTTTGGTAGCTGAATTGTATAAAAACTCTGCTGCAACATCAGTAGGGTTTTTAGGGTCTCTGTTTAAATCTTCATACTGTTCGTCTGATTGACAACCAAATAAAACAGATAATGAAAATATTGTTATAAGTATTTTTTTCATAATCTAATTTTTTAGAATTGTAATTTTAAAGATGCTCCAATTTCTCTAATTGAAGGGTATGAACCTGATTGGTATCCTTGAATATTTCCAGAACTTAAACCAGCTTCTGGATCTGCATAAGGAACATTTTTATCTATAATCCAAAGGTTTCTACCTATTAGAGATAAAGATGCATTTGTAAATGGAAGTTTGTCAAGCATTTTATCTGTAAAAGAATAAGTTATACTAGCTTCTCTTAATTTTACAAAACCTGCATCATATACGTGTTGTTTGTTTGCAGCACGTGCCCATCCCCAAGGGTTTGCATACCAACCAGCATAAGCTCTTACATCATTAGTAGAACCATCTGCTTGTACTCCAGGTAAGATTACACCTCCGCTATCTGCCCCAGTAGTTACTGGGTTTCTTACAGGGTTACCAAGATCGTTTAATCCTGCTGTAAAGTCATATAAACCTGTTCCGTAGCCGTACCATGTGTCAAGAGAGAAAACATCTCCTCCTTTTTGAATGTCAATTAAGAAACTTAAGTTTATGTTTTTATAAGTGAAACTATTATGGATACCAGCTGTCCAATCAGGATTTATGTCTCCAATTATTTCATTATTAGTTGCAGTTTTTAAATAGTATCCGTTTGTTCCAACAATAGGCTGTCCATTTTCATGATACACTAAGTTAGTACCTCTTATTATACCATAAGGTTGTCCTGGTGTTGCATTTAGAGATACACCACCTTGGAATGATCCTAATTGTAAATTGTCAATACCATCCGCTAGAGATACAACTAAACTTTCGTTTTTAGCCCAGTTTAAGTTAACATCCCATTTAAAATTATCTGATTGTAAAGGTCTACCGTTAAGTTGTACTTCCCAACCTTTATTTGAAATAGTTCCAGCGTTTAATAATACAGAAGAATATCCTGTTGAGTTAGAAACTGGTACACTTGTAATTTGATCAATATTCATTGTGTCATAGTAAGATACATCAAATCCTAATCTTCTGTTTAAGAATTGCATTTCAAGTCCTATTTCCCAGTTCTCTTGTCTTTCAGGTCTAAGATTTAAATTGTTTTTAGCACTAGGGTTTGAAGCAGATCCGGTTCCATTAAATGGAGTGTTAATTCCGTAAGTATTGAATACTCTGTATGGGTTTGTGTCTGATCCTACTTCAGCATAGTTACCTCTAATCTTACCAAATGATAACCATTCTGCATCAAAAAGTTGAGAGAATAGTAAACTACCTGTAATAGAGAAATATCCATAAGTATTGTTGTCTATTGGTAAAGTAGAAGATCTATCTCTTCTATATGTACCTTCTAAGTAAGCAAACCCATCATAACCTAAACTTGCTCTAGCATAAAGACCATCTACTTTAGATTTAGCTTCATATTCTGAAGGAGCGTTAATAGGATTAACACTATTTGACAATGCATATAAGCCTGCTAGGTTTAATCCTCCATTAGTTTGCGCAAAGATGCTGTTTCTTTCATTCACTCTTAAATTGAATCCTAAGTTTCCGTCAAGGTTTAATTTTTCAGTTAAATCTCTATTAAAATTAAGGATTAAATCATAGTTATACTCAGATACATTATTGTTGTATCTGCTGTAAGAAGAAACGTTTGCACTTCCAACATTTGTTCTTTCTTCTTGTAATTCAGAGTATGTGTCAAAAGTAAATCTACCTAATACGCTTAACCAATCATTTATTTCGTAATCTAATACTAAGTTTCCAAAGTATCTGTTTCTTTCGTCAGTTTGGTAATTTTCATAAAATGTCCAATAAGGGTTATCAGAATAAATTGGACTTAAATCTGTAGATGAATTTGGATTCCAGGTAATATTGTCTCCTGTTGCAAAATAAGCTTGTTCTTGTTCAGCAACATCTACGTTTACTTGCCACCATTGTCTAAATTGTTGCATTACGTTATTTGCATCATATCCAGTACCGTATCTTCCTTTTCCACCAGTATTTGTGTATGTAAAAGTTGTTGAAGCTGTTAATTTATCAGTTAAATCTTGTGAGCCAGAAAAGTTTATTGTGTTTCTTTTAATCTCACTATTAGGTAGGTTACCTTCTTGTAGTAAATTAGTAATTCCTAATCTAAAAGTACTTTTATCTGTTCCTCCATCTAAAGACACAGAGTTAATTCTTGTAGCACCAGATTTCCATACATAGTTTGGATCGTTTTCACCAGCTACCCATGGAGATGCTTGTTGATAAGTGTCTAATTGAGGATAAATTGAATTCCATTGGAATACTTGTAATGAAGGATCAAATGCTGCTCCATAAGATGCATCTTCAGTAAATGGAGTTGTTAAATCTGGGTTACCGTCTCCATCAATATCTTCGTATCCAAAATATCCTGATGGGTCATCATAAAATTGACCATATCCTGCACCGTATTCTTTTTGGTAAACAGGTAATGTTTCCTTATCCGCAGAAGTCACCATATAACTAGAAGTTACTGTAACTCCAATCCCTTTTCTTTTTTGACCTCTTTTTGTTGTAATCATCACTACACCGTTAGAAGCTCTAGATCCATATAGTGCTGTTGCTGCTGCACCTTTAAGAATGTTTATAGATTCTATATCATCTGGGTTAATATCTGAAGCTGCATTACCGTAATCGTATCCACCACGACCAGTAACCTGACCACTTGAATTAGAGTTTCCGTTGTCAATTGGAATTCCATCGATTACAAATAGGGCTTGGTTATTTCCAGCAATAGAAGAATTACCTCTAATAACCACGTTTGTTGATCCTCCTAATGTACCAGAAGATTTAATATCTAAACCTGCTACTTTTCCAGAAAGAGAATTAACAAAGTTTGAAGCTTTAACCTTAGAAACTTCATCTCCTGAAACTTCTTGAGTTGCATAACCTAAACTTTTCTTTTCTCTTTTAATACCTAAAGCAGTTACAACTACTTCATCTAATGTGTTGTCTGGTTGCAGACTTACATTTATGGTATTTGAAGATTCTACTGTTACTTCTTTTGTTCCATAGCCGACGTAACTAAAGGCTAATACTTGACCGTTATTTACAGATATACTGTAATTACCGTCAAAATCTGTTGTTGTTCCGTTTGAAGTTCCTTTTACAGAAACGGTTGCCGATGGTAAAGGCAAGCCGTTTTCGTCGGAAACAACTCCAGAAACAGTTTTTTCTTGCGCAAATGAAAGTTGCACAATAAACGCTAGGAATAGCGTTAAAATTCCACTAAACTTTGTTTTCATGTTGTTATTTATTTGAATTAGTCATTGCCAAAAATGATAATAAAAAGTTAATAAACCAATAATAGTTGGTTAAAATTTAATTGTGGTTAAAGATTTGATTGAAAAATCGTTCAACTATTAGAAAGTTGTCGATAGCTTCAAATGGATTTTTGAATTATTCAATTTGAATGGAGTGTTTTCGTTTTTACCGTTTGCGTATATGAATCTTAGAAGTCCTGATTTGGTTTTTAAGCCAAAACCAAAGCCAAAACTGTAAAGATTTTCATTTAAGTTTAAGTTGTTGTTTTGGAAATTGGCAAAATCTGTAATGCTGTTAACAAATAAGTTGTTACTAAGAATGTATCTGTATTCTGTGTTTATAACTAATAAAGAATTAGCTGTTAAGGTGTTTTCAGAGAATCCTCTAATTGAATTTATGCCTCCAAATCTAAAAAGTTCATTTTCTAAAAAATTGTCAGATAGCAGAAGTTGAGTGTCTAAGTTTATGTAGATGTTATTAGATTGGTTTAATCTAAATATATGATTTCCATTAAATGTTATTATCTGTTGTTTGTTTGTTGTTAAGCTTGTTTTTCTGTTACCAAATCCTAAGTTTAGGCTAAATCTGGTTTTAGTATTAAAAAATAAGTCTTCTTGATTTAAAGTGAATGTGTAATTTAAATTGGTGAAGTTAGATTGGTAATTTAATAGGTTGTTTTCTGTTGTGTTACTTAGGTTGCTTGATATAGTAGTTAGTAATCCTGCGCTAATGATGTGTTTATCGTTAATAGGATAAAATAGATTGATTTTTTGGGAATTATTAGAGAAAGTTGAATCTATTTTAGTGATATTTAAACCTATATTTAATCCTACAGGTGAGTTTAGAATATAGGGTAATTCTGTGTCGATATTAAATATAGTTTGATTGCTTTCGTCTTTCTTGTAATTTAAAATTAATTTTTCTCCAAAATTTAAGTTGTTGATTAACTCGACGTCTAAGTATCCATTAAATTCTATTTTGTTAGTATTTTCGTTTGTTGTAAACCCTAGAAAACCATCAAAATTGTTGCTTTTTGTTTTTTCTAAATACATATATAATATAGAAGAGTCTTTAGTGAATAAAATTTCGGGCTCTTTTATTTGTCTTGAAAATGATAAGCTTTTTAATCGATTAAGTTTTTTTCTAACTTGTGTTAAATTTAAATTCTTACCATTTTTAATTTTTAAAAAATGATTAACGTAGGATTTAGGAAACTTTTTGTAACCTCTAATTTTAATTTGATCTATTTTTCTTTTATTTCCATTTTTTTCAATTATCAATTGTGCTTTTAATGTGTTTTCATTCTTTTGTTTAATTTCTGTTAATTTTAAATTTAAAAATGGATA from Mesoflavibacter profundi includes:
- a CDS encoding SusD/RagB family nutrient-binding outer membrane lipoprotein; the encoded protein is MKKILITIFSLSVLFGCQSDEQYEDLNRDPKNPTDVAAEFLYNSATKSLVDQMTNTNVNNNIFRLLGQYWTETTYTDEANYDFTGRNIPQNHWSEMYRDVLLDFNTAKDVVNASALSQQQKNARLAQIEVLSIYTWQQLVDTFGDIPYTEALGDETLPAYDDAEAIYLSLLDRLDATIPNLTGTGFTSADNIYGGDMTAWNKFANSLKLKLGIRLSDFNTSLSQTIVEEAYSAGVFTSNADNALFQYESSTPNTNPLWVDLVQSGRSDFVAANTIVDVMNDLDDPRRSAYFDDNLGMNTYSGGIYGDNNSYNSYTHVGDLMLDPTLPGVLLDFAEVSFYLAEAAHRTWTVGGTAEQHYNNGITASFEFWNAGDVTSYLTNPEVAYTTAQGDWRQKIGTQFWLAMYNRGFEGWTVWRKYDNPTFNLPAVTSNPVPTRYTYPVNEQNLNETNWSAASAAIGGDEQTTKLFWDLN
- a CDS encoding SusC/RagA family TonB-linked outer membrane protein, which produces MKTKFSGILTLFLAFIVQLSFAQEKTVSGVVSDENGLPLPSATVSVKGTSNGTTTDFDGNYSISVNNGQVLAFSYVGYGTKEVTVESSNTINVSLQPDNTLDEVVVTALGIKREKKSLGYATQEVSGDEVSKVKASNFVNSLSGKVAGLDIKSSGTLGGSTNVVIRGNSSIAGNNQALFVIDGIPIDNGNSNSSGQVTGRGGYDYGNAASDINPDDIESINILKGAAATALYGSRASNGVVMITTKRGQKRKGIGVTVTSSYMVTSADKETLPVYQKEYGAGYGQFYDDPSGYFGYEDIDGDGNPDLTTPFTEDASYGAAFDPSLQVFQWNSIYPQLDTYQQASPWVAGENDPNYVWKSGATRINSVSLDGGTDKSTFRLGITNLLQEGNLPNSEIKRNTINFSGSQDLTDKLTASTTFTYTNTGGKGRYGTGYDANNVMQQFRQWWQVNVDVAEQEQAYFATGDNITWNPNSSTDLSPIYSDNPYWTFYENYQTDERNRYFGNLVLDYEINDWLSVLGRFTFDTYSELQEERTNVGSANVSSYSRYNNNVSEYNYDLILNFNRDLTEKLNLDGNLGFNLRVNERNSIFAQTNGGLNLAGLYALSNSVNPINAPSEYEAKSKVDGLYARASLGYDGFAYLEGTYRRDRSSTLPIDNNTYGYFSITGSLLFSQLFDAEWLSFGKIRGNYAEVGSDTNPYRVFNTYGINTPFNGTGSASNPSAKNNLNLRPERQENWEIGLEMQFLNRRLGFDVSYYDTMNIDQITSVPVSNSTGYSSVLLNAGTISNKGWEVQLNGRPLQSDNFKWDVNLNWAKNESLVVSLADGIDNLQLGSFQGGVSLNATPGQPYGIIRGTNLVYHENGQPIVGTNGYYLKTATNNEIIGDINPDWTAGIHNSFTYKNINLSFLIDIQKGGDVFSLDTWYGYGTGLYDFTAGLNDLGNPVRNPVTTGADSGGVILPGVQADGSTNDVRAYAGWYANPWGWARAANKQHVYDAGFVKLREASITYSFTDKMLDKLPFTNASLSLIGRNLWIIDKNVPYADPEAGLSSGNIQGYQSGSYPSIREIGASLKLQF
- a CDS encoding BamA/TamA family outer membrane protein, whose amino-acid sequence is MKISSLFLFLFAFYLPVFLIGQSKNLHFKNIDSTNKDANNKYDIIRTYSNSSEKDSLLNDFTKKLINEGYINFSIEKENNSNTNTTIYYYQTRHKIEKIEISLEFIEDNFLLKEITYLLPSDLIINYETVEENLQTLSNQLSNKGYPFLNLKLTEIKQKNENTLKAQLIIEKNGNKRKIDQIKIRGYKKFPKSYVNHFLKIKNGKNLNLTQVRKKLNRLKSLSFSRQIKEPEILFTKDSSILYMYLEKTKSNNFDGFLGFTTNENTNKIEFNGYLDVELINNLNFGEKLILNYKKDESNQTIFNIDTELPYILNSPVGLNIGLNITKIDSTFSNNSQKINLFYPINDKHIISAGLLTTISSNLSNTTENNLLNYQSNFTNLNYTFTLNQEDLFFNTKTRFSLNLGFGNRKTSLTTNKQQIITFNGNHIFRLNQSNNIYINLDTQLLLSDNFLENELFRFGGINSIRGFSENTLTANSLLVINTEYRYILSNNLFVNSITDFANFQNNNLNLNENLYSFGFGFGLKTKSGLLRFIYANGKNENTPFKLNNSKIHLKLSTTF